From Erinaceus europaeus chromosome 9, mEriEur2.1, whole genome shotgun sequence, one genomic window encodes:
- the LOC132540407 gene encoding zinc finger protein 501-like, whose product METVALKDMEEPVECDGQKSLYCKDVQTVINTHNIIVKREKGYKTSWGKHHYKSIMLPEKYYKCNKCGKISYQMLDLIIHHNIYIGDEEPYECKECSEAINQSPTLSQHGTIKLEKDAFICNVCGKVFNEWSDLNKHKIIHTEEKTFQCKDCGKTFNEDSKLTRHYRIHTGDKPYKCKECGKTFNYSSSLTEHRRIHTGEKPYKCKDCGKTFNQGSKLTQHYRIHTGDKPYKCKECGKTFNQRSILTRHQKIHTGEKPHICKECGKALSSNSKLIEHQRIHTGEKPYKCKECGKAFSRTSNFSEHQRFHTGEKPYKCKVCGKAFSRASNYAEHQWVHIGGKPYRCKECGKTFSQASKLSEHQKFHSGEKPYKCKDCGKAFSRISNLTEHQRVHTGETPYKCEECGKTFKQSSSLTRHQIIHTGEKPYRCEECGKTFNQRSSLTQHRRIHTCEIPYRYKDCDKNFMTSSKLVHQVICTGEELHGVTSVAKPLSGTQPLLTVAEPVMDRYPKCEEDDKAFVF is encoded by the coding sequence ATGGAAACTGTGGCCTTGAAAGACATGGAAGAACCCGTAGAATGTGATGGACAGAAAAGTTTATACTGTAAAGATGTCCAAACTGTGATAAATACCCATAATATTATtgtcaaaagagaaaaaggataTAAAACATCTTGGGGAAAGCATCATTATAAGTCAATTATGCTTCCTGAGAAATATTACAAATGTAACAAATGTGGAAAAATCTCTTATCAGATGTTAGACCTTATTATacatcataatatatatattggagATGAGGAGCCTTATGAATGCAAGGAGTGTAGTGAAGCTATTAACCAGTCTCCAACACTTTCTCAGCATGGTACAATTAAATTAGAGAAAGATGCATTTATATGCAACGTATGTGGAAAAGTCTTTAATGAGTGGTCAGatctaaataaacataaaataattcaTACAGAAGAGAAGACTTTCCAATGTAAGGATTGTGGTAAAACCTTTAATGAGGACTCAAAACTTACTCGACATTATAGAATTCATACTGGAGACAAACCGTACAAATGTAAGGAAtgtggtaaaacctttaattactCATCAAGCCTGACTGAACATCGTAGAATTCAtactggagagaaaccttataAATGTAAGGATTGTGGTAAGACCTTTAATCAAGGCTCAAAACTTACTCAACATTATAGAATTCATACTGGAGACAAACCTTACAAATGTAAAGAATGTGGTAAAACTTTTAACCAGCGCTCAATCCTTACTAGACACCAGAAAATTCATACTGGAGAGAAACCACACATATGTAAAGAATGTGGTAAAGCCTTAAGCTCTAACTCAAAGCTTATTGAACATCAGAGAATTCATACTGGAGAGAAACCATATAAATGTAAAGAGTGTGGTAAAGCCTTTAGCCGGACCTCAAACTTTTCTGAACATCAACGGTTTCATACTGGAGAGAAGCCTTATAAATGTAAAGTATGTGGTAAAGCCTTTAGCCGGGCCTCAAATTATGCTGAACATCAATGGGTCCATATTGGAGGGAAACCTTACAGATGTAAAGAATGTGGTAAAACTTTTAGCCAGGCCTCAAAGCTTAGTGAACATCAGAAGTTTCATTCTGGAGAAAAACCATACAAATGTAAAGACTGTGGCAAAGCCTTTAGCCGAATCTCAAACCTAACTGAACATCAAAGAGTTCATACTGGAGAGACACCTTACAAATGTGAAGAATGTGGTAAAACCTTTAAACAGTCTTCAAGCCTTACTCGACATCAGATCATTCATACCGGAGAGAAACCTTACAGATGTGAAGAATGTGGCAAAACCTTTAACCAGCGCTCAAGCCTTACTCAACATAGGAGAATTCATACATGTGAGATACCCTACAGATATAAAGATTGTGATAAAAATTTTATGACAAGCTCAAAACTTGTTCACCAGGTAATTTGTACTGGAGAAGAGCTGCATGGTGTAACCAGTGTGGCAAAGCCTTTAAGTGGAACTCAACCCTTACTCACTGTTGCAGAGCCTGTAATGGATAGATATCCTAAATGTGAAGAAGATGACAAAGCCTTTGTTTTTTAA